One Panicum virgatum strain AP13 chromosome 3N, P.virgatum_v5, whole genome shotgun sequence DNA segment encodes these proteins:
- the LOC120666930 gene encoding hydroxyproline O-galactosyltransferase GALT2-like — translation MKRARSSEVFLGAGRLRARRRLAPLLAAAAFAYLLFVSVKLAGFGSAGPAAAVGRLAAAGAGEPLRRRVEQPAPRARAAAVSGYGRITGEILRRREAGEGRRRRWGQLGNFTELERAAAEAWALGARAWEAASAFTGDVDSIASLDAGEGPAECPGSLALGGGETTVAFLPCGLAAGSAVTVVGTARAARPEYVEALERSGAGNGTVMVAQFAVELRGVRAADGEEPPRILHLNPRLRGDWSGRPVLEMNTCFRMQWGRAQRCDGTPSRDDDQVDGFRKCEKWQRQDIVESKETRTSSWFNRFIGRAKKPEMTWPFPFSEGNMFVLTIQAGVEGYHINMGGRHVASFPHRMGFALEDATGLAVTGGIDVHSVYATALPRSHPSFSLQQVLEMSERWKARPVPEEPIQLFIGILSATNHFAERMAIRKTWMQFPAIQLGSVVARFFVALSHRKEINAALKKEAEYFGDIVILPFIDRYELVVLKTVAICQYGVQNVTADYIMKCDDDTFVRLDIVLQQITTYNRTLPLYLGNLNLLHRPLRSGKWAVTYEEWPEAVYPPYANGPGYVLSIDIARDIASRHANHSLRLFKMEDVSMGMWVEDYNATAPVQYVHSWRFCQFGCVDYYFTAHYQSPRQMLCLWDKLSAGQARCCNYR, via the exons ATGAAGCGCGCGCGCAGCTCCGAAGTGTTCCTTGGCGCCGGCCggctgcgcgcgcgccgccgcctggcgccgctcctcgccgccgcggcgttcgCGTACCTCCTCTTCGTGTCCGTCAAGCTCGCCGGCTTCGGTAGTGCGGGCCCCGCGGCGGCCGTCGGCCGcctggcggccgccggcgcgggcgagccgctgcggcggcgggtggagcaGCCGGCTCCCCGCGCGCGAGCCGCCGCGGTGTCCGGGTACGGCCGCATCACCGGGGAGATCCTTCGTCGGCGGGAGGCGggcgaggggcggcggaggcggtgggggCAGCTGGGGAACTTCACGGAGCTCgagcgcgcggccgcggaggcgTGGGCGCTCGGGGCCAGGGCGTGGGAGGCGGCGTCCGCGTTCACGGGCGACGTCGACTCCATCGCCTCGCTCGACGCGGGGGAGGGGCCGGCCGAGTGCCCCGGCTCGCTGGCCCTCGGCGGCGGGGAGACGACGGTGGCGTTCCTGCCTTGCGGGCTGGCGGCCGGGTCGGCGGTGACGGTGGTGGgcacggcgcgggcggcgcggccggagtaCGTCGAGGCGCTggagcggagcggcgcggggaaCGGCACCGTGATGGTGGCGCAGTTTGCGGTGGAGCTGCGCGGGGtgcgcgccgccgacggcgaggagCCGCCCAGGATACTGCACCTCAACCCGCGGCTGCGCGGGGACTGGAGCGGCCGACCCGTTCTCGAGATGAACACCTGCTTCAGGATGCAGTGGGGCAGGGCGCAGCGCTGTGATGGCACTCCCTCGAGAGACGATGACCAGG TTGATGGATTCAGAAAATGTGAGAAATGGCAGCGTCAGGACATAGTTGaatcaaaagaaacaaggacaaGCTCATGGTTCAACAGGTTTATCGGCCGAGCAAAGAAACCAGAAATGACATGGCCATTCCCATTTTCAGAGGGCAATATGTTTGTTCTAACAATCCAAGCTGGTGTGGAAGGATATCATATTAACATGGGAGGCCGCCATGTTGCCTCATTTCCTCATAGGATG GGATTTGCTCTTGAAGATGCGACAGGTTTAGCCGTGACAGGGGGCATAGACGTTCACTCTGTGTATGCAACAGCTCTCCCAAGGTCTCATCCTAGTTTTTCTCTGCAACAAGTATTGGAAATGTCTGAAAGATGGAAGGCTCGCCCTGTACCAGAGGAACCAATTCAGCTTTTCATTGGCATCCTCTCTGCTACAAACCATTTTGCTGAGCGCATGGCTATTAGGAAAACCTGGATGCAGTTTCCAGCCATCCAATTGGGAAGTGTAGTTGCTCGGTTCTTTGTCGCGCTG AGCCATAGAAAGGAGATAAATGCAGCCCTAAAGAAGGAAGCAGAATATTTTGGAGATATAGTCATTCTGCCGTTTATCGACCGATATGAGCTGGTGGTTCTGAAAACAGTTGCGATATGTCAATATGGA GTGCAAAATGTTACTGCAGATTATATCATGAAGTGTGATGATGACACCTTTGTGCGGCTGGATATCGTATTGCAACAAATCACTACCTACAACAGAACCTTACCTCTTTATCTTGGCAACTTGAATCTATTGCACAGGCCTCTAAGAAGTGGCAAGTGGGCTGTGACCTATGAG GAATGGCCTGAAGCTGTGTATCCCCCGTACGCCAATGGACCTGGTTATGTCCTCTCAATCGACATTGCGAGAGACATAGCATCCCGGCATGCAAATCACTCCCTGAGG CTGTTCAAGATGGAGGACGTGAGCATGGGCATGTGGGTGGAGGACTACAACGCCACTGCGCCCGTGCAGTACGTCCACAGCTGGAGGTTCTGCCAGTTCGGCTGTGTGGATTACTACTTCACAGCACATTACCAGTCCCCCAGGCAGATGCTATGCCTCTGGGATAAACTCTCAGCCGGCCAAGCACGCTGCTGTAACTACAGATAA